One genomic segment of Amycolatopsis sp. WQ 127309 includes these proteins:
- a CDS encoding mechanosensitive ion channel family protein — translation MSPLLTADPPCIKDSSTFCSQVFEVTNNAWLAGSANWLLTKPLKILFILLIAFVVRLLIKRMINRVTRLPRSGGKLPALLRPLRERAPEVLGSAVIERRRQRAQTIGSVLKSMSTFLIYGLAFILVLGELGINLGPIIASAGIIGVAIGFGAQNLVKDFLSGIFMMVEDQYGVGDVVDIGEATGTVEAVGLRITTLRDVKGTVWYVRNGEVLRVGNSSQGFAVALVDVPLGYSADVERASTVLMAAASTATSSELLRENVLEPPEMLGVESVTPEGIQLRLTVKVRPGKQWAVQRALRGQLLAALEEAGFEPPLGRLFPAKAAATALENGRRRSD, via the coding sequence GTGTCCCCCTTGCTCACCGCCGACCCGCCATGCATCAAGGACTCCAGCACCTTCTGTTCCCAGGTGTTCGAGGTCACGAACAACGCGTGGCTGGCCGGCTCGGCGAACTGGCTCCTCACCAAGCCGCTGAAGATCCTGTTCATCCTCTTGATCGCGTTCGTGGTGCGTCTGCTGATCAAGCGGATGATCAACCGCGTCACGCGGCTGCCGCGCTCCGGCGGCAAGCTGCCGGCGCTGCTGCGCCCCCTGCGCGAGCGCGCCCCCGAGGTGCTCGGCTCGGCCGTGATCGAACGCCGCCGCCAGCGCGCGCAGACCATCGGCTCGGTGCTGAAGTCGATGTCGACGTTCCTGATCTACGGCCTCGCGTTCATCCTCGTGCTGGGTGAGCTCGGCATCAACCTGGGCCCGATCATCGCCTCGGCCGGCATCATCGGCGTCGCGATCGGGTTCGGCGCGCAGAACCTGGTCAAGGACTTCCTGTCCGGTATCTTCATGATGGTCGAGGACCAGTACGGCGTCGGCGACGTCGTCGACATCGGCGAGGCGACCGGCACCGTCGAGGCCGTGGGCCTGCGGATCACCACACTGCGCGACGTCAAGGGCACGGTCTGGTACGTCCGCAACGGCGAGGTCCTGCGCGTCGGCAACTCCAGCCAGGGCTTCGCGGTCGCGCTGGTCGACGTCCCGCTCGGTTACTCGGCCGACGTCGAGCGCGCGTCCACGGTGCTCATGGCGGCCGCCTCCACGGCGACGTCGAGCGAGCTGCTGCGGGAGAACGTGCTTGAGCCGCCGGAGATGCTGGGGGTGGAGAGCGTCACCCCGGAGGGCATCCAGCTGCGCCTGACGGTGAAGGTCCGCCCGGGCAAGCAGTGGGCGGTCCAGCGGGCGTTGCGCGGGCAGCTCCTGGCGGCCCTGGAGGAAGCCGGCTTCGAGCCCCCGCTCGGCCGCCTGTTCCCGGCCAAGGCGGCGGCCACCGCGCTCGAGAACGGCCGCCGTCGGTCCGACTAG
- a CDS encoding HNH endonuclease, whose amino-acid sequence MLLLNATFEPLTALPLRRAVVLVMCGKAEVVHGDPGGIELHAATLSLPVPSVIRLSTYVRVPYRAKVPLTRAGLMHRDRYRCAYCGGRAETIDHVQPRSRGGPHSWTNCVACCAKCNHRKADRLLSEIGWKLRVVPRAPHGPHWRLLAHSKEADPLWRPYLGSAA is encoded by the coding sequence GTGCTCCTGCTCAACGCGACCTTCGAGCCCTTGACCGCGCTGCCCCTGCGCCGCGCTGTGGTCCTGGTCATGTGCGGCAAAGCCGAAGTGGTGCACGGCGACCCCGGCGGCATCGAGCTCCACGCCGCGACGCTGTCACTGCCGGTGCCCTCGGTGATCCGGCTCAGCACGTACGTGCGGGTGCCCTACCGCGCGAAGGTGCCGCTGACCAGGGCCGGGCTGATGCACCGCGACCGGTACCGCTGCGCCTACTGCGGGGGGCGGGCCGAGACGATCGACCACGTCCAGCCGCGCAGCCGTGGCGGACCCCACAGCTGGACGAACTGCGTCGCCTGCTGCGCCAAGTGCAACCACCGCAAAGCGGACCGGCTGCTCTCGGAGATCGGCTGGAAGCTGCGCGTCGTCCCGCGGGCCCCGCACGGCCCGCACTGGCGCCTGCTCGCGCACTCCAAGGAGGCCGACCCGCTCTGGCGGCCGTATTTGGGCTCCGCGGCATAA
- a CDS encoding glycoside hydrolase family 13 protein — protein sequence MRAEPEDAEAGGSATRGPRKAPEWWREAVFYQVYVRSFADSDSDGVGDLEGIRSRLGYLELLGVDALWLTPFYRSPMADHGYDIADPRDVDPMFGTLGDFDVLLTEAHKRKIKVTVDVVPNHTSNQHAWFKSAMAAAPGSRERERYVFRDGVGPRGEDPPNNWVSAFGGPAWTRVPDGQWYLHLFAPQQPDLNWANPEVAADLERTLRFWLERGVDGFRIDVAHGMAKPPGLPDMDPRAGGFTPTDYYDPRWDYDGVHEIHQMIRKVLDEFPETMAVGEIWVTDEERLSRYLRPDELHLAFNFRLVLTHFDADAMRTAIQRSLSVPARTGAPATWTLSNHDVWRQVSRYGGGAQGVRRARAMALVELALPGAVYLYNGEELGLANVDIPVSAIADPRAKTSGAEFGRDVSRVPLPWEGDLPPFGFSRNPRTWLPMPGDWAELTVEKQIEDADSTLSLYRQAIELRKTHTAFGGDELEWYGAPAGCFAFRRRGGGLVCALNTSASPIALPPGEVLLASSPLVDGKLPADSAAWLV from the coding sequence ATGAGAGCCGAGCCGGAGGACGCCGAAGCCGGGGGCTCCGCCACCCGGGGCCCCCGGAAAGCGCCGGAGTGGTGGCGGGAAGCCGTCTTCTACCAGGTCTACGTGCGCTCGTTCGCCGATTCGGACAGCGACGGCGTCGGCGACCTGGAGGGCATCCGGTCCCGGCTCGGTTACCTGGAGCTGCTGGGCGTCGACGCGCTGTGGCTGACGCCGTTCTACCGCTCCCCCATGGCCGACCACGGGTACGACATCGCCGACCCGCGCGACGTCGACCCGATGTTCGGCACCCTCGGCGACTTCGACGTCCTGCTGACCGAGGCGCACAAGCGCAAGATCAAGGTCACCGTCGACGTCGTGCCGAACCACACCAGCAACCAGCACGCCTGGTTCAAGTCGGCGATGGCGGCGGCGCCGGGCAGCCGCGAGCGCGAGCGGTACGTCTTCCGCGACGGCGTCGGCCCGCGCGGCGAGGACCCGCCGAACAACTGGGTCAGCGCGTTCGGCGGCCCGGCGTGGACCCGCGTGCCGGACGGCCAGTGGTACCTGCACCTGTTCGCGCCGCAGCAGCCCGACCTGAACTGGGCCAACCCCGAGGTCGCCGCCGACCTGGAACGCACCCTGCGGTTCTGGCTCGAACGCGGCGTGGACGGCTTCCGCATCGATGTCGCGCACGGCATGGCGAAGCCGCCGGGCCTGCCGGACATGGACCCGCGGGCCGGCGGGTTCACCCCGACCGACTACTACGACCCGCGCTGGGACTACGACGGCGTCCACGAGATCCACCAGATGATCCGCAAGGTGCTCGACGAGTTCCCGGAGACCATGGCCGTCGGCGAGATCTGGGTGACCGACGAGGAGCGCCTCTCGCGCTACCTGCGGCCCGACGAGCTGCACCTGGCGTTCAACTTCCGGCTGGTGCTGACCCACTTCGACGCCGACGCCATGCGCACGGCGATCCAGCGCTCGCTGAGCGTGCCGGCTCGCACGGGGGCACCCGCGACGTGGACGCTGAGCAACCACGACGTCTGGCGCCAGGTCAGCCGCTACGGCGGCGGCGCGCAGGGCGTGCGCCGCGCCCGGGCGATGGCGCTGGTCGAGCTGGCCCTGCCCGGCGCGGTCTACCTGTACAACGGCGAAGAGCTGGGGCTGGCCAACGTCGACATCCCGGTTTCCGCCATCGCGGACCCGCGCGCCAAGACGAGCGGCGCGGAGTTCGGCCGCGACGTCTCCCGGGTACCGCTGCCGTGGGAGGGCGACCTGCCACCGTTCGGCTTCTCCCGCAACCCGCGCACCTGGCTGCCGATGCCGGGCGACTGGGCCGAGCTGACGGTCGAGAAGCAGATAGAAGACGCCGATTCGACGCTCTCGCTGTACCGCCAGGCGATCGAGCTGCGCAAGACCCACACGGCCTTCGGCGGCGACGAGCTGGAGTGGTACGGCGCGCCGGCGGGGTGTTTCGCGTTCCGCCGGCGGGGTGGCGGGCTGGTTTGCGCGCTGAACACGTCGGCCAGCCCGATCGCGCTGCCGCCGGGTGAGGTGCTGTTGGCCAGCAGCCCGCTGGTGGACGGGAAGCTCCCGGCCGACTCGGCGGCTTGGCTCGTCTGA
- a CDS encoding DUF5130 family protein produces MATGELTKRVDESELGYGEALTSSGRVSAAKMYEPAAPAGPFTTRQLARLDEALTFASRETGLDFSLYLGELGGQDSRATAERLHATTANPANSVLIAVSPGERLIEIVTGKTAYSRLPDRGAKLAIASMVASFKEGDLVRGLVNGLANALRMLSDQAGPAPR; encoded by the coding sequence GTGGCAACTGGTGAGCTGACGAAGCGCGTCGACGAGTCCGAACTGGGCTACGGCGAAGCGCTGACGTCCAGCGGCCGCGTGTCGGCCGCCAAGATGTACGAGCCCGCCGCGCCGGCCGGCCCGTTCACCACCCGCCAGCTGGCCCGCCTGGACGAGGCGCTGACGTTCGCGAGCCGGGAGACCGGCCTGGACTTCAGCCTGTACCTCGGCGAGCTGGGCGGCCAGGACAGCCGGGCGACGGCGGAGAGGCTGCACGCCACCACGGCGAACCCGGCCAACTCGGTGCTGATCGCGGTCTCGCCCGGCGAGCGGCTGATCGAGATCGTCACGGGCAAGACGGCCTACAGCCGCCTGCCCGACCGCGGCGCCAAGCTGGCGATCGCGAGCATGGTGGCGTCGTTCAAGGAGGGTGACCTGGTCCGCGGCCTGGTCAACGGCCTCGCGAACGCGCTCCGCATGCTGTCCGACCAGGCGGGCCCCGCGCCCCGCTGA
- a CDS encoding globin produces MGGVSPVSEPANLYEAVGGEPTFRRIVGRFYEEVARDEILRPLYPEEDLGPAEERFRLFLMQYWGGPHTYSDQRGHPRLRMRHAPFKIGPIERDAWLRCIRIAVDEENLDEPYRQQLWAYLEMAAHSMMNSFV; encoded by the coding sequence ATGGGAGGCGTGTCACCAGTGAGCGAACCGGCGAACCTGTACGAAGCGGTGGGCGGCGAACCCACGTTCCGCCGGATCGTCGGGCGGTTCTACGAGGAAGTCGCGCGGGACGAGATCCTGCGTCCCCTCTACCCGGAGGAGGACCTCGGCCCGGCCGAGGAACGCTTCCGGCTGTTCCTGATGCAGTACTGGGGCGGCCCGCACACCTACTCCGACCAGCGCGGGCACCCGCGGCTGCGGATGCGGCACGCGCCGTTCAAGATCGGGCCGATCGAGCGCGACGCCTGGCTGCGCTGCATCCGGATCGCCGTGGACGAAGAGAACCTCGACGAGCCCTACCGGCAGCAGCTGTGGGCCTACCTGGAGATGGCCGCGCACAGCATGATGAACAGCTTCGTCTGA
- a CDS encoding IS30 family transposase, with protein sequence MVRAHRWLPRSVQLEFWDHIRAGKTAKPAAQAAGFAPATGVRLFRHAGGVSSNAPTRPGPLRLSITERDEIACLTAAGHGPRAIGRMIGRSASTVSRELARNTGLNGNYRPSSAQHRAEHRAKRPKTAKLAADPVLRAVVQDGLTRKWSPRQISERLALDFPDRPEMRVSHETIYQSLYVQGRGALRRELTAALRTGRALRMPRRQTQARRERPSGGIQDMVNISERPAEVADRAVPGHWEGDLILGQDNRSAIGTLVERSTRFVMLLHLPDGRDAATVAAAMTEMIATLPPLLLGSLTWDQGKEMAHHRTITLATGLDIYFCDPHSPWQRGSNENTNGLLRQYFPKGTDLSRHTAEDLAEVAAELNGRPRETLGWRTPAEVLTKLLLDQQTTGVATTA encoded by the coding sequence ATGGTTCGAGCGCATCGCTGGCTACCCAGGTCAGTGCAGCTGGAGTTCTGGGACCACATCCGGGCAGGAAAGACGGCGAAGCCGGCCGCGCAAGCGGCCGGCTTCGCCCCCGCCACCGGAGTCCGGCTGTTCCGCCACGCTGGCGGGGTGAGCAGCAACGCACCCACCCGCCCCGGCCCACTCCGGTTGAGCATCACTGAGCGGGACGAGATCGCCTGCCTGACCGCCGCAGGTCACGGGCCCCGCGCGATCGGCAGGATGATCGGCCGGTCGGCGTCGACGGTGTCGCGGGAGCTGGCCCGCAACACCGGCCTGAACGGGAACTACCGGCCCAGCAGCGCCCAGCACCGCGCCGAACACCGCGCGAAACGCCCCAAGACCGCGAAGCTGGCCGCTGATCCGGTACTGCGGGCGGTGGTGCAGGACGGGCTGACCCGCAAGTGGTCCCCGCGGCAGATCTCCGAAAGACTGGCCCTGGACTTTCCCGACCGGCCGGAGATGCGGGTGTCACACGAAACGATCTACCAATCACTGTACGTGCAAGGCCGGGGTGCGTTGCGCCGGGAACTGACCGCGGCGCTGCGGACCGGGCGGGCATTGCGGATGCCACGCCGGCAAACCCAGGCCCGCCGGGAACGACCGTCGGGCGGGATCCAGGACATGGTCAACATCTCCGAGCGGCCCGCCGAGGTGGCTGATCGTGCGGTGCCGGGGCACTGGGAAGGTGACCTGATCCTGGGCCAAGACAACCGCTCGGCGATCGGGACCCTGGTGGAACGCTCGACCCGGTTTGTGATGCTGCTGCACCTGCCCGACGGGCGAGACGCAGCCACCGTCGCCGCGGCGATGACCGAAATGATCGCGACGTTGCCGCCGTTGCTGCTGGGATCGCTGACCTGGGATCAGGGCAAAGAGATGGCGCATCACCGGACGATCACCCTGGCCACGGGGCTGGACATCTACTTTTGCGATCCGCATTCGCCGTGGCAGCGGGGGTCCAACGAGAACACCAACGGTCTGCTCCGGCAGTACTTTCCCAAAGGCACCGACCTGTCCCGGCACACAGCTGAGGACCTGGCGGAGGTCGCGGCTGAGCTGAACGGGCGGCCGCGGGAGACCCTCGGCTGGCGGACACCAGCCGAGGTCCTCACGAAGCTACTGTTGGATCAGCAGACGACAGGTGTTGCAACCACCGCGTGA
- a CDS encoding NAD-glutamate dehydrogenase — MSSTGVSSPPGTGAVTEPEFGPPRSTVSPEQIRDDLIDAAAGLAPEIGELIRLYYRHIPAEEIVGDEPVNLVGAVRSHRQLAQQRMPGRPAVRLLNPTVAEDGWAREATVVQVVTDDMPYLVDSIAAEFARDGVQVQRIVHPIVVVTRDLTGELLEVHPDADPAQPPANSAAESWMYIEIDFVTDPNRARELDNRLSSVLGDVREVVEDAEKMAQTACQLAGELETDPPQLPQAEVAEGARLLRWLADGHFTFLGYRRYELVENPHPDSDEPALRAVLASGLGVLRQDSLAARGLTAGPDSSTTALAPSLLVLTQASAPSTVHRPVYPYYVGVKTFDAEGTVTGEHRFLGMFTTTALHENVLDIPVVCDRVREVIHRAGFPMESFSGQRMLEVLQNWPRADLFSADTDSLYSTTTGAITLSDRRRLRLFLRRDPYGRFYSCLVYLPQDRYTTRSRLAMQEVLLEELEGTQLEYSARIGETVLAQVHFMVHTDPARGQEPDTPRIQDRLNDAVRSWDDRMVEAVLDERRERSDGGVAVGVLGEESATEQGQRYAGVFPEGYKEDFSAEEALSDLRALDSLSDEGDLALSFYLPGDAEPGERRFKLFLRGEGVTLSKVLPVLQAMGVEVVDERPYELHREDGGPCWIYDFGLRISQKMLGQQPDDAAVAELRDRFQDAFEAAWRGDAEVDGLNGLVLRGGLTWRQAAVLRAYSRYLRQAGSAFSQDYIQNTLLSHTEVATKLLRLFEVRFDPFLSDADREAATDGLAGELNALIDEVTSLDEDRILRRLMAVIRATLRTSYHVTDAEGAPRPYLAIKLDPSGVPDLPEPRPRFEIFVYSPRVEGVHLRFGEVARGGLRWSDRREDFRTEILGLVKAQAVKNAVIVPVGAKGGFVVKRPPVPTGDSGIDRDAQLNEGIACYRMFISGLLDLTDNRVEGKTVPAPGVVRHDADDSYLVVAADKGTAKFSDIANEMSAQYGFWLGDAFASGGSVGYDHKAMGITAKGAWESVKRHFRELGKDTQAEDFTVVGIGDMMGDVFGNGMLLSEHIRLVAAFNHMHVFLDPIPDAAATYAERRRLFDLPRSSWDDYDRSLISEGGGIYSRSAKSIPVSPQVREALGLDASVTALAPMDLIQAILLAPVELLWNGGIGTYVKAETETHAHAGDKANDAIRVDGKQLRVKVFGEGGNLGLTQLGRIEFAREGGKINTDALDNSAGVDCSDHEVNIKILLDHLVQTGKLEQAQRNALLEEMTDEVGALVLADNYRQNAVLGVSRAHAGPMVSVHARLVASLVAEGAFDRKLEALPSNSEFRELEKADKGLTSPELATLLAHVKLELKDELLASDLPDSQVFSGRLPEYFPKPLRERFAPAIGEHPLRRQIITTLIANEVVDGGGISFVYRLMEEMNATATDAVRAYAVVSRVFDLPSLWSAIDALDNVVHTDVADEMTLETRRLLDRAARWFLTNRPQPLAPLAEINRFGRVLNELVPKLGDLLRGREAESVQAKVAELTAGHVPAELARRIALLLHTFGLLDVTEVAELAEQQIGVDATHSPAETAELYYALSAHLDVDKMLTEISALERGNRWHALARLSLRDDVYGSLRAITLDALRHSDPGSSADAKIAQWEKTNASRLQRARVALDEITKSGRLDLATLSVAARQIRSTVR; from the coding sequence ATGAGCTCGACCGGAGTCTCGTCCCCACCCGGAACCGGAGCCGTCACCGAACCCGAGTTCGGTCCCCCGCGCTCCACCGTCAGCCCGGAGCAGATCAGGGACGACCTGATCGACGCCGCCGCCGGGCTGGCCCCGGAGATCGGCGAGCTCATCCGGCTCTACTACCGGCACATCCCGGCCGAGGAGATCGTCGGCGACGAGCCGGTCAACCTGGTCGGCGCGGTCCGCTCGCACCGGCAGCTGGCCCAGCAGCGGATGCCGGGCCGTCCCGCCGTGCGGCTGCTGAACCCGACCGTCGCCGAGGACGGCTGGGCCCGTGAGGCCACCGTCGTGCAGGTCGTCACCGACGACATGCCCTACCTGGTCGACTCGATCGCCGCGGAGTTCGCCCGCGACGGCGTGCAGGTGCAGCGGATCGTCCACCCGATCGTCGTCGTCACCCGCGACCTGACCGGTGAGCTGCTGGAAGTGCACCCGGACGCGGACCCGGCGCAGCCGCCCGCGAACTCGGCCGCCGAATCGTGGATGTACATCGAGATCGACTTCGTCACCGACCCGAACCGGGCCCGTGAGCTCGACAACCGGCTCTCCAGCGTGCTGGGCGACGTCCGCGAGGTCGTCGAGGACGCCGAGAAGATGGCCCAGACGGCCTGCCAGCTCGCCGGCGAGCTGGAGACCGACCCGCCGCAGCTGCCCCAGGCCGAGGTCGCCGAGGGCGCCCGCCTGCTGCGCTGGCTGGCCGACGGCCACTTCACCTTCCTCGGTTACCGCCGCTACGAGCTGGTCGAGAACCCGCACCCGGACTCCGACGAGCCGGCCCTGCGCGCCGTGCTGGCCTCCGGGCTCGGCGTGCTGCGCCAGGACAGCCTGGCCGCGCGCGGCCTCACCGCCGGCCCGGACAGCTCGACGACCGCGCTCGCGCCGTCGCTGCTGGTGCTGACCCAGGCGAGCGCGCCGTCGACCGTGCACCGGCCGGTCTACCCGTACTACGTCGGCGTGAAGACCTTCGACGCCGAGGGCACCGTCACCGGCGAACACCGCTTCCTCGGCATGTTCACCACCACCGCGCTGCACGAGAACGTCCTCGACATCCCGGTGGTCTGCGACCGCGTCCGCGAGGTCATCCACCGCGCCGGGTTCCCGATGGAGTCCTTCTCCGGCCAGCGGATGCTCGAGGTGCTGCAGAACTGGCCGCGCGCGGACCTGTTCTCCGCCGACACCGACTCGCTGTACTCGACGACGACCGGCGCGATCACGCTGTCGGACCGCCGCCGGCTGCGGCTGTTCCTGCGCCGCGACCCGTACGGCCGCTTCTACTCGTGCCTCGTCTACCTCCCGCAGGACCGCTACACGACGCGCTCGCGGCTCGCGATGCAGGAAGTCCTGCTCGAAGAGCTCGAAGGCACCCAGCTCGAATACAGCGCCCGCATCGGGGAAACCGTGCTGGCGCAGGTGCACTTCATGGTCCACACCGATCCCGCGCGCGGCCAGGAGCCGGACACCCCGCGGATCCAGGACCGGCTCAACGACGCCGTCCGCAGCTGGGACGACCGGATGGTCGAGGCGGTCCTCGACGAACGCCGGGAGCGCTCGGACGGCGGCGTGGCCGTCGGGGTCCTCGGCGAGGAGTCGGCGACCGAGCAGGGCCAGCGTTACGCCGGCGTCTTCCCCGAGGGCTACAAGGAGGACTTCTCCGCCGAGGAGGCGCTCTCCGACCTGCGCGCCCTCGACTCGCTCTCCGACGAAGGCGACCTCGCGCTGTCGTTCTACCTGCCGGGCGACGCCGAGCCCGGCGAGCGGCGGTTCAAGCTCTTCCTGCGCGGTGAGGGCGTGACGCTGTCGAAGGTCCTCCCGGTGCTGCAGGCGATGGGCGTCGAGGTCGTCGACGAGCGGCCGTACGAGCTGCACCGCGAAGACGGCGGCCCGTGCTGGATCTACGACTTCGGCCTGCGCATCAGCCAGAAGATGCTGGGCCAGCAGCCGGACGACGCCGCCGTGGCCGAACTGCGCGATCGCTTCCAGGACGCCTTCGAGGCCGCCTGGCGCGGCGACGCCGAGGTCGACGGCCTCAACGGCCTCGTCCTGCGCGGCGGGCTCACCTGGCGCCAGGCCGCCGTGCTACGCGCGTACTCGCGCTACCTGCGCCAGGCCGGCAGCGCGTTCTCCCAGGACTACATCCAGAACACGCTGCTGTCCCACACCGAGGTCGCCACGAAGCTGCTGCGGCTGTTCGAGGTCCGCTTCGACCCGTTCCTCTCCGACGCGGACCGCGAGGCCGCGACCGACGGCCTGGCCGGCGAGCTGAACGCGTTGATCGACGAGGTCACCAGCCTCGACGAGGACCGGATCCTGCGCCGGCTGATGGCCGTCATCCGGGCCACCCTGCGCACGAGCTACCACGTCACCGACGCCGAGGGCGCGCCGCGGCCGTACCTCGCGATCAAGCTCGACCCGAGCGGCGTGCCCGACCTGCCCGAACCGCGGCCGCGGTTCGAGATCTTCGTGTACTCGCCGCGCGTCGAAGGCGTGCACCTGCGCTTCGGCGAGGTCGCGCGCGGCGGCCTGCGCTGGTCGGACCGGCGCGAGGACTTCCGCACCGAGATCCTCGGCCTGGTCAAGGCGCAGGCGGTCAAGAACGCCGTCATCGTGCCGGTCGGCGCGAAGGGCGGCTTCGTCGTGAAGCGCCCGCCGGTCCCGACCGGCGACTCCGGCATCGACCGCGACGCCCAGCTCAACGAGGGCATCGCCTGCTACCGCATGTTCATCTCCGGCCTGCTCGACCTGACCGACAACCGCGTCGAGGGCAAGACCGTGCCCGCGCCGGGCGTCGTCCGGCACGACGCCGACGACTCCTACCTGGTCGTCGCGGCGGACAAGGGCACCGCGAAGTTCTCCGACATCGCCAACGAGATGTCGGCGCAGTACGGCTTCTGGCTCGGGGACGCCTTCGCCTCCGGTGGCTCGGTCGGCTACGACCACAAGGCCATGGGCATCACGGCGAAGGGCGCTTGGGAGAGCGTCAAGCGGCACTTCCGCGAGCTGGGCAAGGACACCCAGGCCGAGGACTTCACCGTCGTCGGCATCGGCGACATGATGGGTGACGTCTTCGGCAACGGCATGCTGCTGTCCGAGCACATCCGGCTGGTCGCCGCGTTCAACCACATGCACGTCTTCCTCGACCCGATCCCGGACGCGGCGGCGACCTACGCCGAGCGCCGCCGGCTGTTCGACCTGCCCCGCAGCTCCTGGGACGACTACGACCGCTCGCTGATCAGCGAAGGCGGCGGCATCTACTCCCGCTCGGCCAAGTCGATCCCGGTCAGCCCGCAGGTGCGCGAAGCGCTCGGCCTCGACGCGAGCGTCACCGCGCTGGCGCCGATGGACCTGATCCAGGCCATCCTGCTGGCGCCCGTGGAGCTGCTGTGGAACGGCGGCATCGGCACCTACGTCAAGGCGGAGACCGAAACCCACGCCCACGCCGGCGACAAGGCCAACGACGCCATCCGCGTCGACGGCAAGCAGCTGCGCGTCAAGGTGTTCGGCGAGGGCGGCAACCTGGGCCTGACCCAGCTCGGCCGGATCGAGTTCGCCCGCGAGGGCGGCAAGATCAACACCGACGCGCTGGACAACTCGGCCGGCGTCGACTGCTCCGACCACGAGGTCAACATCAAGATCCTGCTCGATCACCTGGTGCAGACCGGGAAGCTCGAGCAGGCCCAGCGCAACGCGCTGCTGGAGGAGATGACCGACGAGGTCGGCGCGCTGGTGCTGGCCGACAACTACCGGCAGAACGCGGTGCTCGGCGTCAGCCGGGCGCACGCCGGGCCGATGGTCTCGGTGCACGCGCGGCTCGTCGCGTCGCTGGTCGCCGAGGGCGCCTTCGACCGCAAGCTGGAGGCGCTGCCGAGCAACTCGGAGTTCCGCGAGCTGGAGAAGGCGGACAAGGGCCTCACCTCGCCGGAGCTGGCGACGCTGCTCGCGCACGTCAAGCTGGAGCTGAAGGACGAGCTGCTGGCCAGTGACCTGCCCGACTCGCAGGTCTTCTCCGGCCGGCTGCCGGAGTACTTCCCGAAGCCGTTGCGCGAGCGGTTCGCGCCGGCGATCGGCGAGCACCCGCTGCGCCGCCAGATCATCACCACGCTGATCGCGAACGAGGTCGTCGACGGCGGCGGCATCTCGTTCGTCTACCGGCTGATGGAGGAGATGAACGCGACGGCGACCGACGCCGTGCGCGCGTACGCCGTCGTGTCGCGGGTCTTCGACCTGCCGTCGCTGTGGAGCGCGATCGACGCGCTGGACAACGTCGTACACACCGACGTCGCCGACGAGATGACGCTGGAGACGCGGCGGCTGCTCGACCGGGCCGCGCGCTGGTTCCTCACCAACCGGCCGCAGCCGCTGGCGCCGCTGGCGGAGATCAACCGCTTCGGCCGGGTGCTCAACGAGCTGGTGCCGAAGCTCGGCGACCTGCTGCGCGGCCGGGAAGCCGAGTCGGTGCAGGCGAAGGTGGCGGAGCTGACCGCCGGGCACGTGCCGGCCGAGCTGGCCCGCCGGATCGCCCTGCTGCTGCACACGTTCGGCCTGCTCGACGTCACCGAGGTCGCGGAACTCGCGGAGCAGCAGATCGGCGTCGACGCGACGCACAGCCCGGCCGAGACGGCGGAGCTGTACTACGCGCTGTCGGCGCACCTGGACGTCGACAAGATGCTCACCGAGATCAGCGCGCTCGAACGCGGCAACCGCTGGCACGCCCTCGCCCGGCTCTCGCTGCGCGACGACGTCTACGGCTCGCTGCGGGCGATCACGCTCGACGCGTTGCGGCACAGCGATCCCGGGTCGTCGGCGGACGCCAAGATCGCGCAGTGGGAGAAGACCAACGCCTCCCGGCTGCAGCGGGCGCGCGTCGCCCTCGACGAGATCACCAAGTCCGGCCGCCTCGACCTGGCGACGCTTTCGGTGGCGGCCCGCCAGATCCGGAGCACGGTCCGGTGA
- a CDS encoding thioesterase family protein codes for MTYVSLVRPRWTDMDVYGHVNHAKMVTLLEEARIPLLFEGAVSAGLEQLPKGIVVVKLEVGYKAPIVVTGQELRVDIDLAELKAASFTLAYRVHNGPAETDPVAVTAQTVLAPYDTVALRPRRLTPAESEFLKQGFADA; via the coding sequence GTGACCTACGTTTCGCTGGTCCGCCCGCGCTGGACGGACATGGACGTCTACGGGCACGTCAACCACGCCAAGATGGTGACGCTGCTCGAAGAGGCCCGCATCCCGCTGTTGTTCGAGGGGGCCGTCTCGGCCGGGCTCGAGCAGCTGCCGAAGGGCATCGTCGTGGTCAAGCTCGAAGTGGGCTACAAGGCGCCGATCGTGGTGACCGGGCAGGAGCTCCGCGTCGACATCGACCTGGCCGAGCTGAAGGCGGCGAGCTTCACGCTGGCCTACCGGGTGCACAACGGGCCGGCGGAGACGGACCCGGTGGCGGTCACCGCGCAGACGGTGCTGGCGCCGTACGACACCGTCGCGTTGCGGCCGCGTAGGCTCACCCCGGCCGAGTCGGAGTTTCTGAAGCAGGGGTTCGCGGATGCCTGA